The sequence AATATTCATCAAGGTAGACTATCCTCAGTCGCAAAAGCACTACTCCAACAGTTTTTCCAAAATAGCCGGAAAGCTGGGGTTCTATGGTTACTCTCATTTCATGGCCAAGGACTACCTTGACTTCAGCCGCAGCGAGGGCGGTCCCGGAAAAATCGTATTCTCATTCCTGGTGCCGGTGGCGCTCTTATGGCTTTTCCTGCCTCAGCTGTTGAAAGTGGTTTCCGGGCTGGACATACTTGTGGTCTTCGCAGTGGTTGTGGGAATGATGGCTTCGACCATGTACAACTGGCTCGTGGAATTCGATATGTTCGGCTCCTATTCCTTCCTGCCCCTGACGGTGCCGGATGTACTTAAAAGCAAGCTCAACAGCTATTCCCTGCTGAACGTGATCCCTCTTGGAGTGGTCCTGCTTACCGTCCTCCGGGCAGGCAGGCTGCAGGACATGTTCCACATAGTTCTGCTGTTCGTTGCCGTGTCAATGTACGTGGTTTCTATAACGGTCTACCTGACAGGGCTCAATACATCCTTCACCCTGTACAGTGCAGGTACTTTCACCACATATCTGCTGGCCATAGGTCCTGTGGTACTGGGGATGATCTTCCTTGGGCAGTTGAACTTCCAGTTCGTGCTTGCAGCAGTGCTTCTCGTGCCGGTATCCGTATATGTGCTAAAAAGGGCTTTCGTTAAGTGGAGTGGGCTGGAAGTTTGATTCATAATGAGCACCTAAAGTATAAAGCATAATCTTGGAAACTATAAACTGAGCTTAGATGACAAAATACATCATCAAAGAAAAACTCCCGACAGTTGAAGAGTACATCAGCCTGCGGAAGTCCGTCGGCTGGCCCTGCCCCGGTAACCAGGCGATAGAGAAAAGTCTGGGTAACTCCACCTGCTGCGTTTGCGCTGTTGACAAAGACAGGGTCGTCGGCATGTCCCGTCTGGTAGGGGCATCTATTTCGTTGCCGATGTCATCGTATTGCCCGAGTATCAGGGTCAGGGCATCGGCACTGTGCTGATGGAAAATATAATGTCCTACCTGAAAGAGCAGGTGCAGGATTATTCTTACATTGCCCTGATGTCGGCAAAAGGGAAAGAGGCCTTCTACGAAAAGTTCGGCTTTTTCAAAAGGCCGACGGGAGAGTATGGCTAAGGGATGATGATTGAGCTTTGAGAATCTAGGGCCTGTATTCCCGGACGGCGGCCTGATCCTTTTTTCTCCCATACGGGCACACATACAGGCACAGCCCGCACACAGGTATCTGCCCGTTGCCCTTCATTTCATTGAAATAGTCCTCGCATTTCCCGGCATCGTACCTGTAATCCCTGCTTTCGCTTTCGACAAAATCCCTTCCGGTAAAGGCCTTAACAGGACATATCTTCACACACTCGTTGCATGTTCCGCACTTGCTCTCAGTTGTGCTGCCTGTGGGTATGAGGGGGGCATCGGTCAGGATAGTCGTCCATCTGACCCTTGGCCCGCTGTCGGGAGTTATCAGGAGGCAGCTCTTGCCTATCCATCCCAGGCCGGCCAGGTGTGCGGCCAGTTTGTGGGAGAACTGCGCACATATCCTTTCGTTATCGATCCTTTCGGATGCCGGGAGAGGCAATGCCATATAACCTCTTTCCTGGATGTAACTGCTTACAACTGAAGCTGTCAGGTCGAGCCTTGAGTTGATCACGTTATAGGCATGGTGCCTGTAATTCAGGGCCGCAGACCTCTCTTTCCTGTGCGGGAGCCTGTCAACTATAGGATATATCAGTCTTATCCCGAGCGAGATAGCATAGGGATATACAGTTAACTCATCTCCGCCCTGCTCTGCAATGAAATCCCTGGCAAGCGCCAGGTCAGCTACGCCAAAGTAATAGGCACCGTTGTCCCGGGCGATTTCGTTCAGTTCCTGCTGAAGGCTCACAAACGTCCCTCCAATATATGCATTATTTCATAATGCTTATGTCACCAACACTTACAACACTTAGAAAGTTTTCTATAACCAATTCACCAAAAAAATAGAGAGGCCTTTTTTGAAAGAAGCTCTTCCAAAGGCCTGTGGATGGAAGCTTATCTGGCAGCTGTTGAGCCGTGGG comes from Methanolobus chelungpuianus and encodes:
- a CDS encoding GNAT family N-acetyltransferase is translated as MPEYQGQGIGTVLMENIMSYLKEQVQDYSYIALMSAKGKEAFYEKFGFFKRPTGEYG
- a CDS encoding 4Fe-4S double cluster binding domain-containing protein, with product MSLQQELNEIARDNGAYYFGVADLALARDFIAEQGGDELTVYPYAISLGIRLIYPIVDRLPHRKERSAALNYRHHAYNVINSRLDLTASVVSSYIQERGYMALPLPASERIDNERICAQFSHKLAAHLAGLGWIGKSCLLITPDSGPRVRWTTILTDAPLIPTGSTTESKCGTCNECVKICPVKAFTGRDFVESESRDYRYDAGKCEDYFNEMKGNGQIPVCGLCLYVCPYGRKKDQAAVREYRP